One stretch of Dokdonia sp. Hel_I_53 DNA includes these proteins:
- a CDS encoding carbon-nitrogen hydrolase family protein, producing MTTTIENIELKYLTLNDYEELKSAMIEAYSNMPDMYWDEKQITALIDKFQEGQVVIKIDGKIAGCALSIKLNEATFDDVHTYQEITGNYSFNTHQPQGDILYGIDVFIKKEYRGLRLGRRLYDYRKELCEEQNLKGILFGGRIPNYHKHAASITPKEYIEKVKRKEIHDPVLNFQINNDFHPAKILKGYLPGDGDSGEFAVLLEWNNIYYEKKSEVAATQKKVVRLGLIQWQMRLYKDLEELMQQAEYFVDAVSGYRSDFALFPEFFNAPLMAENNHLPVSEAIRELAKHTEEIKNRFSQLAISYNINIITGSMPEVVDDLLYNVGYLCRRDGSTERYEKLHVTPDEAKVWGMQGGSKLHSFDTDCGKIGILVCYDSEFPELSRILADDGMDILFVPFLTDTQNGYSRVRNCAQARAIENECYVAIAGSVGNLPKVHNMDIQYAQSMVFTPCDFSFPANGIKAEATPNTEMILIADCDIDLLRNLNQFGAVKNLRDRRKDLFELRRK from the coding sequence ATGACTACAACTATAGAAAATATTGAGCTTAAATATTTAACGCTTAATGATTATGAAGAGCTTAAAAGTGCCATGATTGAAGCATATTCTAATATGCCAGATATGTATTGGGATGAGAAGCAAATTACCGCGCTTATTGATAAGTTTCAAGAAGGTCAAGTAGTCATAAAAATAGATGGCAAGATAGCAGGTTGTGCATTATCTATAAAACTTAATGAAGCTACTTTTGATGATGTACACACTTACCAAGAGATTACGGGTAATTATAGCTTTAATACACACCAACCTCAAGGAGATATTTTATATGGGATTGATGTATTTATCAAAAAAGAATACAGAGGTCTTAGGCTAGGGAGAAGATTGTACGATTACCGTAAAGAACTATGTGAAGAACAAAATTTAAAAGGAATCTTATTCGGTGGACGTATTCCTAATTATCATAAACATGCAGCTTCAATAACTCCTAAAGAATACATAGAAAAGGTAAAACGCAAGGAAATACACGACCCTGTTTTAAACTTTCAGATCAATAATGACTTTCACCCAGCAAAAATCTTAAAGGGATATCTCCCTGGAGATGGTGACTCGGGTGAATTTGCTGTATTATTAGAATGGAATAATATTTACTACGAGAAAAAGTCTGAAGTTGCCGCTACTCAGAAAAAGGTAGTACGCCTAGGTTTGATACAATGGCAAATGCGTTTGTATAAAGACCTAGAAGAATTAATGCAGCAAGCAGAATATTTTGTAGATGCTGTTTCTGGATATCGCTCAGATTTTGCCTTATTTCCAGAATTCTTTAATGCGCCATTAATGGCAGAAAATAATCACTTGCCAGTTTCTGAAGCAATACGAGAACTGGCAAAGCATACAGAAGAAATTAAAAATAGATTCTCTCAACTGGCAATCTCTTATAATATAAATATCATTACGGGAAGTATGCCAGAAGTAGTAGATGATCTATTGTACAACGTGGGATATCTATGCAGGAGAGACGGTTCTACAGAACGTTATGAGAAACTACATGTGACACCAGACGAGGCAAAAGTATGGGGTATGCAAGGAGGATCTAAACTGCATTCTTTTGATACCGATTGTGGTAAGATAGGCATCTTAGTATGCTATGATTCAGAATTTCCAGAACTAAGTAGAATACTTGCAGATGATGGCATGGATATTCTTTTTGTTCCATTCTTAACAGATACTCAAAATGGTTACTCACGTGTACGTAATTGTGCTCAGGCAAGAGCTATTGAGAATGAATGTTACGTGGCCATTGCAGGAAGTGTTGGCAATTTACCTAAAGTGCACAATATGGATATCCAGTATGCACAATCAATGGTATTTACACCCTGTGACTTTTCATTTCCAGCAAACGGAATTAAGGCTGAGGCAACCCCTAATACAGAAATGATCCTCATTGCAGATTGTGATATAGATCTACTACGTAATCTCAATCAATTTGGAGCTGTAAAGAATCTTAGAGATAGGCGTAAAGACCTATTTGAGTTGAGAAGAAAATAA
- a CDS encoding head GIN domain-containing protein has translation MKTLYTYIALLITSIVVAQNPITKNVGDFTEVKVYDRIVVNLVKSDQNKVVISGEDASQVNVVNVQGVLKVKMDFDLIFDGNKTFVHVYYNNLEVIDGNEGAVITSNELIIQDRIEIKMQEGAVIKVGLEVKEAFLRAVTGGVIEASGQAIVQKVKVNTGGRYEGRELQTETAEIFVQAGGVVEAYASKLADLTIRAGGDIDIYGKPAEVKRKRTFGGRIRIM, from the coding sequence ATGAAAACATTATATACCTACATTGCGCTACTCATAACCTCAATTGTAGTAGCTCAAAATCCTATCACAAAGAATGTTGGTGACTTCACAGAGGTAAAAGTATACGACCGTATCGTTGTTAATTTAGTAAAATCAGATCAAAATAAGGTAGTCATTTCTGGAGAAGATGCAAGCCAAGTAAATGTGGTAAACGTTCAAGGTGTTCTCAAAGTAAAAATGGACTTTGATCTTATTTTTGATGGAAATAAAACGTTTGTACATGTTTACTACAATAATCTAGAAGTAATAGATGGAAATGAAGGTGCTGTGATAACATCAAATGAGCTTATTATTCAAGACCGTATTGAAATTAAGATGCAAGAAGGTGCGGTAATAAAAGTAGGCTTAGAAGTGAAAGAGGCTTTTTTAAGAGCAGTAACTGGAGGGGTTATAGAAGCTAGTGGACAAGCTATTGTACAAAAAGTAAAAGTAAACACAGGCGGTAGGTACGAAGGAAGAGAATTACAAACGGAAACGGCAGAGATATTTGTACAAGCTGGAGGCGTAGTAGAGGCATATGCTAGCAAGCTTGCAGACCTTACGATACGAGCTGGTGGTGATATAGATATCTATGGTAAACCTGCAGAGGTAAAACGTAAAAGAACCTTTGGAGGGCGTATACGTATTATGTAA
- a CDS encoding LysE family translocator, which yields MFQDLHTAIPLGFFLAFLIGPVFFVLLETAATKGFRAAFTFDLGVVTADILFIIVAYLSSYQLLENLSNQPGLYVFGGAILIVYGLTTYLKKPTRDAIDPSRTKIKKGGYAQLFAKGFLLNFINIGVLVFWLGILIIIGPTVENDQNRLLGFFTVMIATYLITDIGKIALAKQLKKYLTPRRIFKVKKLLGLVLILCGLILVTKGFIPSDEFNIQQEMERFKTVPEITPDSIT from the coding sequence ATGTTTCAAGATTTACATACAGCGATTCCTTTAGGCTTTTTTCTAGCATTTTTAATAGGACCCGTATTTTTTGTACTTCTGGAAACTGCCGCAACAAAAGGATTTAGAGCAGCTTTCACGTTTGATTTGGGAGTTGTTACAGCAGATATTCTTTTTATTATAGTAGCCTATTTAAGTAGTTATCAGCTTCTTGAAAATTTAAGTAATCAGCCTGGATTATACGTTTTTGGAGGAGCGATCCTTATAGTTTATGGACTTACAACTTATCTTAAAAAACCTACTCGAGATGCTATAGATCCTAGTAGAACAAAAATTAAGAAAGGGGGGTATGCACAATTATTTGCTAAGGGGTTCCTGCTTAATTTTATCAATATAGGGGTGTTAGTTTTCTGGTTAGGAATTTTAATCATCATAGGTCCTACGGTAGAAAATGATCAAAATAGATTGTTGGGATTTTTTACGGTGATGATTGCTACTTATTTAATAACAGATATAGGTAAAATTGCACTTGCTAAACAACTTAAAAAATACCTTACGCCACGTCGTATTTTTAAAGTAAAAAAACTCTTAGGGCTCGTACTTATTTTATGTGGTTTGATACTCGTAACAAAAGGATTTATTCCATCTGACGAGTTTAATATACAACAAGAGATGGAACGTTTTAAGACAGTTCCAGAAATAACCCCTGATAGTATTACTTAG
- the folB gene encoding dihydroneopterin aldolase, which produces MGKIRVTNIRVYAYHGCLSEETAIGSDYNVDVEITAELSKSARSDKLSDTVDYVLLNRIVKEEMAIPSALLETVCERILVRFFDEEALIQEATVSVSKLNPPIGGDVERVTVERTKVK; this is translated from the coding sequence ATGGGAAAAATAAGAGTTACTAACATTCGTGTGTACGCCTACCATGGTTGTTTAAGTGAAGAAACTGCTATAGGCTCAGACTACAATGTAGATGTTGAGATAACAGCAGAACTTTCTAAGAGCGCACGCTCTGATAAATTATCTGACACTGTTGATTATGTGTTGCTTAATCGTATTGTGAAAGAGGAAATGGCTATACCCTCTGCCCTACTAGAAACTGTTTGTGAGCGTATACTTGTACGATTTTTTGATGAGGAAGCGCTCATTCAAGAAGCTACTGTTTCCGTCTCTAAGCTCAATCCACCTATAGGAGGTGATGTAGAAAGGGTTACTGTAGAACGTACTAAAGTAAAATAA
- a CDS encoding zinc ribbon domain-containing protein encodes MKNVNYTCPKCANTSYTTDQMRATGGTLSKIFDVQNKKFTSVTCSRCTYTEFYKTKTSALSNVFDFFTS; translated from the coding sequence ATGAAAAATGTAAATTACACTTGCCCTAAATGCGCTAATACTTCATATACTACAGATCAAATGAGAGCTACAGGAGGAACACTCTCTAAAATTTTTGATGTTCAAAACAAAAAATTTACTTCTGTTACATGCTCAAGATGTACCTACACAGAATTTTACAAGACAAAAACTTCTGCATTGAGTAATGTTTTTGACTTTTTTACATCTTAG